The Wolbachia endosymbiont (group B) of Gerris lacustris genomic interval GATTTATATGAGTTATTTTGCGGTGTACTTTATGTGCTAAAAAGTGGCTGTCAGTGGCGAATGCTACCAAAAGAGTTTCCAAAATGGCGCAATTGTTACGATTACTTCAAGAGATGGAGTAAAAAACCGAATGAAGATAGAGAAAGTGTTCTAGAAATTGTCTTAAAAAAAATTAGTTGGAGAGGTTCGTTTCAACAGTGGTCGGAATACAAAAACAAGCTTCTGCATCATTGATGCTCAAAGTGTAAAAAACACCGATATTGCTGAAGAAAAAGGTTATGATGCCGGCAAGAAAATTTCAGGAATAAAGCGTCATATTGCAGTAGATACGCAAGGTTTGCCACATGCAATTTATATTACTACAGCTAATATCGGAGATCGTACTGCTGCTGTAGAGATGATTTGTAACGCAAGAAAAAATCTTTCCGAAGTTCAAAATATACTAGTTGATGCAGGTTATACAGGAGAAAATTTTGCAACTCAAATAAAAACGACTATTGGTGCAACCGTTGAAGTAATAAAACGAAGTGAATTACATACCTTTGTTGTATTGCCAAAAAGGTGGGTTGTAGAGCGTTCTTTTGCTTGGCTGGAAAAGTGTAGACGGTTATGGAAAAATTGCGAGCGTAAACTCAATACTAGACTACAAATGGTCGTTCTAGCTTTTACTGCCTTGCTCCTCAAAAGATTATGAACAGGCTCTAAGGTTTTCAAGTTGACTTTTCTCTCTAGTAAGTTGAGTTACTTGATTAGTGAGAGTGTTAATCCTTGTTTGCTGAGCTGATCTTTCCTGTCTTAAATCCCTTTCTAACTGTGAAATTTTGTTAGTGTCTCTTGTTTTTTCACTTACGACCCTATTCAGCTCTTTCTCTTTTTCTGTAAGTCGAGCCTTTGTTCTTTCAAGTTCACCTTTCAGATTTTCAAGTCGCTGCAATTCTTGAGAAATAAACTCATCGTTTATTTCTGGTTGAACATTATGTGTATTTGCTACAGGTTGCTCTGCACTTGTAGGGAACTTTTCATTTAGATATTCTCTGATAGGATTAAAATTTTCAAGCACCTCAATAACAATTTGATCATTTATAAAGCAATTATCTTCTACTAATTCTTTTACATCATCCAAATCTTTTCTATTAATAACATCAGTTAATCGTTCTTTCATAGCTCGTTCAATTATTTGCTTTACCCATTGATTTCGCTCTATAGCTGGTATTGGTTTTATTTGACTAAAATCTAGCTCCTGATGTTTTAAAAGTTTAGTCAATACTTCCTCGTTATCTTGTGTTATTCCTTGTAAACATGATTTGATAATCAGGCTAAGTGGTGTTTCTATTTCTCCATTCAAGCTTTTCCAGCAATTAGGGTTAAATTCTTGACTTAATAGTCTTTTTACTTCGTTAATGTTTTTACCAGAAAGAACATTTAATAATTGTCTTCCTCTTTGTGCTTTTTCAAATTCTAATTTCATTGTGTTCTCAAGTCCTCTTGTAATAAGATCTTTAGGGACTGTATTGTGATAATTTTTAATATCAGCTTTTACATCTGGGTGTGTGAGCAATCTTTTCACTATATCTACAGCTCCAGTCTGGCAAGCAATATGTAAGGCAGTATCTTTTTGTATGAAGGATGTTCTTACACTCTTCTTTACAGCATCATATGTGTAATTGAAATGTATAGGTATACCTTGATCATCGACGTTATTTAAAGTTTGACCATTGCTACAATATATATATTGTGACGGTCTCACTTCTGCCACTTCCTCACCACGAAATAAATATACCAGACGCCCAAATCGATCTCTCTTGTGCTCTTCTTTATAAACAGGTTGCTCACTTTGAGCGTTAATATTGATAATTCTTTTTTGTATAAGCAATTTAGCCATTTTCTCTAACGCAGCCTGTCCATCACTGCTGGCAACATAGGAATTAGCAATAGACATCAAAGGTGTAAAGCCTTCTTTATCAAACTCATTAACATTCGCACCTTCTGCCAGAGCTCGCTCAAAATCTCCTGGATTTTCATCATCAATAGCTTTAAATAATTTTGTTGTTGATTGTCCTGAAGTTGTTTGATTTTGAGCTCGTAATGCTGTATCATTAACAACCCTTCTTCCAAAATCTACATTATTTCGCGAAAGCATACTAAATTCCCCTTAATCTATAATTTATTAACATAATTACAAAAAAAAACAAAGAGAATTGCAAGCGATTTAGTTAAAAATTTTAGAACTAATTATGATTCTAAAAATTTCTCCGCATCAAGTGCAGCCATGCATCCTGTACCTGCTGCAACTACTGCCTGGCGATATACCTTATCTTGAACATCACCAGCAGCAAACACCCCTGCCCTACTGGTTAGAGTTGTTCCAGGTTTCGTAATTATATAACCCTGCTGATCCATTTCAACAAAGCCCTTAAAAATATCTGTATTTGGCGCATGCCCAATTGCAATGAACACTCCGTCTACTTTCAACTCCTGGGTTTTATTGATTTCTGTCGATTTGATTGTAACACCAGTAACTTTTTTAGGATTTTCTTCTCCAAGAATCTGCTCTACAGCATAATTCCATATCACCTTTATCTTATCATTTTTAAAGAGCCTATCTTGCATTACTTTCTCTGCCCTTAATTTATCACGCCTATGTATCAGTGTAACTTCTTTAGCAAATCGAGTTAAAAATATTGCTTCTTCAACTGCGGTATTTCCACCACCAATCACAGCTACAACTTTATTTCGAAAAAATGCGCCATCACAAGTTGCACATGCTGAAACTCCGTAACCTTGAAATTTCTTTTCACTCTCCAGGCCAAGCCACTTCGCTTGCGCACCAGCTGCGATTATAATTGCATTCGAATAGTAGTCACTAGTATCAC includes:
- the trxB gene encoding thioredoxin-disulfide reductase, whose amino-acid sequence is MQNYKLSTKVLIIGSGVAGYAAAIYAARANLEPIVVTGMQPGGQLTITTDVENYPGFISIQGPELMEQKRLHAEKVGARIIDDEIKSVEQLEDSNEYRFRSCGDTSDYYSNAIIIAAGAQAKWLGLESEKKFQGYGVSACATCDGAFFRNKVVAVIGGGNTAVEEAIFLTRFAKEVTLIHRRDKLRAEKVMQDRLFKNDKIKVIWNYAVEQILGEENPKKVTGVTIKSTEINKTQELKVDGVFIAIGHAPNTDIFKGFVEMDQQGYIITKPGTTLTSRAGVFAAGDVQDKVYRQAVVAAGTGCMAALDAEKFLES
- a CDS encoding IS5 family transposase (programmed frameshift), giving the protein MRSVYPSDISRERFEIILPDLESCRKKTKPRKLDLYELFCGVLYVLKSGCQWRMLPKEFPKWRNCYDYFKRWSKKPNEDRESVLEIVLKKLVGEVRFNSGRNTKTSFCIIDAQSVKNTDIAEEKGYDAGKKISGIKRHIAVDTQGLPHAIYITTANIGDRTAAVEMICNARKNLSEVQNILVDAGYTGENFATQIKTTIGATVEVIKRSELHTFVVLPKRWVVERSFAWLEKCRRLWKNCERKLNTRLQMVVLAFTALLLKRL
- a CDS encoding ankyrin repeat domain-containing protein, encoding MLSRNNVDFGRRVVNDTALRAQNQTTSGQSTTKLFKAIDDENPGDFERALAEGANVNEFDKEGFTPLMSIANSYVASSDGQAALEKMAKLLIQKRIININAQSEQPVYKEEHKRDRFGRLVYLFRGEEVAEVRPSQYIYCSNGQTLNNVDDQGIPIHFNYTYDAVKKSVRTSFIQKDTALHIACQTGAVDIVKRLLTHPDVKADIKNYHNTVPKDLITRGLENTMKLEFEKAQRGRQLLNVLSGKNINEVKRLLSQEFNPNCWKSLNGEIETPLSLIIKSCLQGITQDNEEVLTKLLKHQELDFSQIKPIPAIERNQWVKQIIERAMKERLTDVINRKDLDDVKELVEDNCFINDQIVIEVLENFNPIREYLNEKFPTSAEQPVANTHNVQPEINDEFISQELQRLENLKGELERTKARLTEKEKELNRVVSEKTRDTNKISQLERDLRQERSAQQTRINTLTNQVTQLTREKSQLENLRACS